From Candidatus Poribacteria bacterium, one genomic window encodes:
- a CDS encoding GNAT family N-acetyltransferase, whose product MEVVRAALRDADILAELNKELIEDEQHPNPMNIAQLTERMRDWLATDYICYMAKEKGSIVAYCLYRDDESHYYMRQLYVDRAHRRKGIATRLLDWLHKNVWTDKKVRLDVLAHNEDAVAFYERYGFRIGVFRMEK is encoded by the coding sequence ATGGAAGTCGTTAGAGCAGCACTTAGGGATGCTGACATACTCGCTGAACTGAACAAAGAACTTATCGAGGATGAACAACACCCGAATCCAATGAATATCGCCCAACTCACAGAACGTATGCGAGACTGGCTGGCGACCGACTATATCTGTTATATGGCAAAGGAGAAGGGCAGCATTGTCGCCTATTGTTTATACAGAGATGACGAATCACACTACTACATGCGGCAGTTGTACGTAGACAGAGCACATCGCCGAAAGGGTATCGCTACGCGATTGCTTGATTGGTTACACAAAAACGTGTGGACAGATAAGAAGGTCAGATTGGATGTCCTTGCCCATAACGAAGATGCGGTCGCTTTTTATGAGAGATACGGCTTTAGGATTGGTGTCTTCAGAATGGAAAAGTGA